One Streptomyces sp. NBC_00554 DNA segment encodes these proteins:
- a CDS encoding sensor histidine kinase produces the protein MALALVAGGTVLVLGLRAELTNDVRDAARTRAGEVAQVIEAGRGVPEVTVADPDEEFLQVVDQRGTVVAASSNVEGLPALARLRPGGSTEVDTPIDEDPFLVVAVGARDGDRRLTVLDGRTPAGVAEATSTVTRMLLIGLPVLLLLAAAATWVAVGRTLRRVAQAEAAQRRFVSDASHELRSPVATVRQHAEVALAHPGRADAGRLAGTVLDEAVRMQRLVDDLLFLARADEEAIRLRRRPVDLDDLVLEEARRLRERQDGPRVDSGGVSAGRVLGDEDALRRVVRNLAENAARHARSRVALTLGTTVGVVRLDVDDDGPGVAEGERARIFQRFVRLDEARARGQGGAGLGLAIVAELVAAHGGTVRVGTAPGLGGARFTVTLASNP, from the coding sequence GTGGCACTCGCACTGGTCGCAGGGGGCACCGTCCTGGTGCTGGGGCTGCGGGCCGAGCTGACCAACGACGTACGGGACGCCGCGCGCACCCGCGCCGGCGAGGTGGCCCAGGTCATCGAGGCGGGGCGCGGGGTGCCCGAAGTGACAGTGGCTGATCCCGACGAGGAGTTCCTGCAGGTGGTCGACCAGCGGGGGACGGTCGTCGCGGCGAGCTCGAACGTCGAGGGACTTCCGGCGCTGGCCCGGCTGCGTCCCGGCGGCAGCACCGAGGTCGACACCCCGATCGACGAGGACCCGTTCCTGGTAGTGGCGGTCGGGGCGCGGGACGGCGACCGGAGACTCACGGTCCTGGACGGCCGTACACCCGCCGGGGTCGCCGAGGCCACCTCCACGGTCACCCGGATGCTGCTCATCGGTCTGCCCGTGCTGCTGCTCCTGGCGGCCGCTGCGACCTGGGTGGCCGTGGGCCGGACATTGCGACGGGTCGCACAGGCCGAGGCGGCGCAACGGCGCTTCGTATCGGACGCCTCCCACGAACTGCGCTCACCCGTCGCCACGGTACGGCAGCACGCCGAGGTGGCCCTCGCCCACCCGGGGCGTGCGGACGCCGGGCGGCTGGCCGGGACGGTCCTGGACGAGGCCGTACGCATGCAGCGCCTCGTGGACGACCTCCTGTTCCTCGCCCGCGCCGACGAGGAGGCGATCCGGCTGCGGCGACGCCCCGTCGACCTGGACGACCTGGTCCTCGAGGAGGCCCGGCGGCTGCGGGAACGGCAGGACGGTCCGCGCGTCGACAGCGGCGGGGTCTCGGCCGGGCGGGTCCTGGGCGACGAGGACGCACTGCGCCGCGTGGTCCGAAACCTCGCCGAGAACGCCGCCCGTCACGCGCGCTCCCGGGTCGCCCTGACACTCGGCACCACCGTGGGCGTCGTACGGCTGGATGTGGACGACGACGGGCCCGGGGTGGCGGAGGGGGAGCGGGCCCGGATCTTCCAACGCTTCGTACGCCTGGACGAGGCCCGTGCGCGGGGGCAGGGTGGAGCCGGCCTGGGCCTGGCGATCGTTGCCGAGCTGGTGGCGGCGCACGGGGGGACGGTGAGGGTGGGGACGGCGCCGGGGCTGGGCGGGGCGAGGTTCACGGTGACATTGGCCAGCAATCCGTAG
- a CDS encoding response regulator transcription factor translates to MRVLVIEDEERFAAGLRDGLEAEGFAVDVALDGVDGLWMARENAYDAIVLDIMLPRLNGYRVCRALRGEGDWTPILMLTAKEGEWDEVEGLDTGADDYLTKPVSYAVLLARLRALLRREARERPAVLTVGDLRLDPAARTVTRAGRQIEVTARELAVLEFLMRRAGEAMSKRTILDHVWGDDFEGDPNIVEVYVRRLRNKIDRPFGRDSLRTLRGHGYRLVPDGG, encoded by the coding sequence ATGCGCGTGCTGGTCATCGAGGACGAGGAGCGGTTCGCAGCCGGGCTCAGGGATGGGCTGGAGGCCGAGGGCTTCGCCGTGGACGTCGCGCTCGACGGGGTCGACGGACTGTGGATGGCGCGCGAGAACGCGTACGACGCGATCGTCCTCGACATCATGCTGCCGCGCCTCAACGGCTACCGGGTCTGCCGGGCGCTGCGCGGTGAGGGCGACTGGACGCCGATCCTCATGCTCACCGCCAAGGAGGGCGAGTGGGACGAGGTCGAGGGCCTCGACACCGGCGCCGACGACTACCTCACCAAGCCCGTCTCGTACGCCGTGCTGCTCGCCCGGCTGCGGGCGCTGCTGCGGCGCGAGGCGCGCGAGCGGCCCGCCGTGCTCACGGTGGGCGACCTGCGGCTGGACCCGGCCGCACGCACGGTGACCCGGGCCGGGCGTCAGATCGAGGTCACGGCACGGGAGTTGGCCGTGTTGGAGTTCCTGATGCGGCGGGCGGGCGAGGCCATGAGCAAGCGGACGATCCTCGATCACGTGTGGGGCGACGACTTCGAGGGCGATCCGAACATCGTCGAGGTGTACGTGCGGCGGCTGCGCAACAAGATCGACCGTCCTTTCGGGCGGGACTCGCTGCGGACCCTGCGGGGGCACGGGTACCGGCTGGTGCCGGATGGCGGCTAA
- a CDS encoding subtype B tannase encodes MAATAAVTTAAMYYGGTQGAEAATVGTLTFPKDSYTTKVKTVTTADGATKSITYRFWENIVYVANPVDPTYQCLNVEQPVEIDGQAVDASHAPIFFSIPLGGFLSGTPAGRTNPGGGSSPSPSDSSSADPSATPTATPTTRPPLPPGAGDQGDNSALALAAGYVVVTSGARGRENVKDGKYYGKAPAALVDLKAALRYVHKNRGVLPGNPSKIITNGGSAGGNFSSMMGASVGSPLFDSYLREIGAAEASDAVFASAVFCPIIDLGNADKAYEWMFSAAKLNGELVDQTASKQLTAQFAEYQASLGLHGVGRFGRVTAANYDRYLLENYVQPAATSHLRALSEADRTTYLTANPFIKWAGDKASFSWDGYIAHIARSRSVPAFDDKALAQPEPGYFGDETHNSRHFTNFGLQYATGDKTATIDRDIPHKVKLTNPMTYLEERNPRRARHWWLRIGTSDTTHSLTAITNLALKTQNLGDDVSLKMYWDGGHGANEDAGDLIKWMGEITGYDIG; translated from the coding sequence ATGGCAGCCACCGCTGCAGTAACGACCGCCGCCATGTACTACGGCGGAACGCAGGGCGCGGAGGCTGCGACCGTAGGCACGCTGACGTTCCCCAAGGACTCCTACACAACGAAGGTCAAGACCGTCACGACGGCCGACGGTGCCACTAAGAGCATCACGTACCGGTTCTGGGAGAACATCGTCTACGTCGCCAATCCCGTGGACCCGACCTACCAGTGCCTCAACGTCGAGCAGCCGGTCGAGATCGACGGGCAGGCCGTCGACGCCTCCCACGCTCCGATCTTCTTCTCCATCCCGCTCGGCGGCTTCCTCTCCGGCACGCCCGCCGGCCGCACGAACCCCGGCGGCGGCTCCAGCCCGTCCCCGAGCGACAGTTCCTCGGCCGACCCCAGCGCCACCCCGACCGCGACGCCCACGACCAGGCCGCCGCTTCCCCCCGGGGCGGGCGACCAGGGTGACAATTCGGCGCTGGCCCTCGCGGCCGGCTACGTCGTGGTCACCTCGGGCGCGCGTGGACGGGAGAACGTCAAGGACGGCAAGTACTACGGCAAGGCTCCCGCCGCCCTCGTAGACCTGAAAGCCGCACTGCGGTACGTCCACAAGAACAGGGGCGTGCTGCCCGGCAACCCCAGCAAGATCATCACCAACGGCGGCAGCGCCGGCGGCAACTTCTCCTCGATGATGGGCGCTTCGGTAGGGAGCCCGCTGTTCGACTCCTACCTCCGGGAGATCGGCGCGGCCGAGGCGAGCGACGCGGTGTTCGCCTCCGCCGTCTTCTGCCCCATCATCGACCTCGGCAACGCCGACAAGGCCTACGAGTGGATGTTCAGCGCGGCCAAGCTGAACGGCGAGCTGGTTGACCAGACCGCCTCGAAGCAGCTCACCGCACAGTTCGCGGAGTACCAGGCGTCCCTCGGCCTCCATGGCGTGGGCCGGTTCGGCCGGGTGACGGCCGCCAACTACGACCGGTACCTGCTGGAGAACTACGTACAGCCGGCCGCGACCAGCCATCTGCGGGCCCTCTCCGAGGCCGACAGGACGACCTACCTGACCGCCAACCCCTTCATCAAGTGGGCGGGCGACAAGGCGTCTTTCTCCTGGGACGGATACATCGCGCACATCGCCCGGTCCCGTTCCGTGCCCGCCTTCGACGACAAGGCCTTGGCGCAGCCGGAGCCTGGCTATTTCGGCGACGAGACCCACAACTCCCGGCACTTCACCAACTTCGGTCTCCAGTACGCGACCGGCGACAAAACCGCCACGATTGATCGCGACATCCCTCACAAGGTCAAGCTGACCAACCCGATGACCTACCTGGAGGAGCGCAACCCGCGGCGGGCGAGGCATTGGTGGCTGCGGATCGGCACCAGCGACACCACGCACTCGCTGACCGCGATCACCAACCTCGCCCTCAAGACGCAGAACCTCGGCGACGACGTCAGCCTCAAGATGTACTGGGACGGCGGCCACGGCGCCAACGAGGACGCGGGCGACCTGATCAAGTGGATGGGCGAGATCACCGGCTACGACATCGGGTAG
- a CDS encoding sensor histidine kinase, translated as MSALEGIRRRTLGNPFLVDGLLAIVGVALILPGFFRAGVSVWPAMLFSLFSAGPLTVRRSMPAAALAGTTVGYLLALLWMREPGPGIVSCLVALYSEAVAAPRTRALITGAIAGTMIQLFTSIVTGVHIFAPANLMLIAWLGAATAIGDATRNRRAYIQAIKDRALRAERTREVEASQRVAEERLRLARDLHDIVAHSITVINFQAGAAAHLLRREPDAAEAAIEHVITASGTTLAELGTMLTVLRQPGGEPPLSEPIPALDRLDDLLDGFRAAGLVIDIQRGGGTFTLSPAVSMAGYRIIQESLTNALKYATPRSATIRLSFAAHRLRITVVNPVTRTEDGRHSSWGTGRGLLGLRERAASVGGRLDIAEGREEFSVDAFLPALPTKP; from the coding sequence GTGAGTGCGCTGGAAGGAATCCGCCGCCGGACGCTCGGCAATCCGTTCCTGGTCGATGGGTTGCTCGCCATTGTCGGGGTCGCCCTCATTCTCCCGGGATTCTTTCGGGCGGGCGTCTCGGTGTGGCCCGCGATGCTGTTCTCCCTGTTTTCGGCAGGGCCGCTGACAGTGCGACGGAGTATGCCGGCGGCCGCGCTCGCGGGGACGACCGTCGGCTACCTTCTCGCCCTGCTCTGGATGAGGGAGCCGGGCCCGGGAATCGTGTCCTGTCTGGTGGCCCTGTATTCCGAGGCCGTGGCGGCCCCGCGTACCCGCGCTCTGATCACCGGCGCGATCGCCGGGACCATGATCCAGCTCTTCACATCGATCGTGACAGGGGTTCACATCTTCGCCCCGGCCAACCTCATGCTGATCGCGTGGCTCGGCGCGGCAACCGCCATCGGTGACGCCACCAGGAACCGCCGCGCCTACATCCAGGCCATCAAGGACCGCGCCCTGCGCGCCGAACGGACCCGGGAGGTGGAGGCGTCCCAGCGGGTCGCCGAGGAGCGCCTACGGCTCGCCCGCGACCTGCACGACATCGTGGCCCACAGCATCACTGTGATCAACTTCCAGGCCGGGGCGGCCGCCCACCTGCTGCGACGGGAGCCCGACGCGGCCGAGGCGGCCATCGAGCACGTCATCACGGCGAGTGGCACCACCCTCGCCGAGCTCGGCACCATGCTGACCGTTCTGCGCCAACCCGGCGGCGAGCCACCCCTGTCGGAGCCCATACCCGCTCTCGACCGCCTCGACGATCTGCTCGACGGCTTCCGGGCCGCCGGCCTGGTGATCGACATACAGCGCGGCGGAGGGACTTTCACCCTGAGCCCGGCCGTCAGCATGGCCGGCTACCGCATCATCCAGGAGTCACTGACCAACGCGCTCAAGTACGCCACGCCCCGGTCCGCGACGATCCGTCTGTCCTTCGCCGCCCACCGGCTTCGGATCACGGTGGTCAACCCGGTGACCCGCACCGAGGACGGGCGGCATTCCTCCTGGGGCACCGGCCGTGGCCTGCTGGGTCTGCGCGAGCGAGCCGCCTCCGTCGGCGGTCGCCTCGACATCGCGGAGGGCCGCGAGGAGTTCAGCGTGGACGCGTTCCTTCCCGCGCTCCCCACGAAGCCCTGA
- a CDS encoding response regulator transcription factor has protein sequence MKDAMIRVVIADDQALLRGGFRILIDSADDLEVVGEAETGHEAIEVVRRTTPDIVLMDIRMPELDGLAATREITADPDLDSVRIVILTTYEVDEYVLQALRAGACGFLGKGMRPAELPEAIRVAARGEALLSPKATQTLITKYLSLPDGPPAALSGELAELTDREREIVALVAEGLSNQAIAEYLIISRQTVRTHVHRAMAKIGARDRAQLVVSAYQAGLVRPAAAGR, from the coding sequence ATGAAGGACGCCATGATCCGGGTGGTCATTGCCGACGATCAAGCTCTGCTGCGGGGTGGATTCCGCATTCTGATCGACTCGGCCGACGACCTGGAGGTGGTGGGAGAGGCTGAGACTGGCCACGAGGCCATCGAAGTCGTCCGCCGCACCACACCGGACATCGTGCTGATGGACATCCGTATGCCGGAGTTGGACGGTCTGGCGGCCACGCGGGAGATCACCGCGGATCCGGATCTGGACAGCGTCCGCATCGTGATCCTCACCACCTACGAGGTGGACGAGTACGTCCTGCAGGCACTGCGGGCCGGGGCGTGCGGCTTTCTGGGGAAGGGCATGCGCCCCGCGGAACTGCCGGAGGCCATCCGAGTTGCGGCGCGCGGCGAGGCCCTGCTGTCGCCCAAGGCTACCCAGACCTTGATCACGAAGTACCTTTCGCTGCCCGACGGACCGCCGGCCGCTCTCTCCGGAGAACTGGCCGAACTCACCGACCGCGAGCGGGAGATCGTGGCGCTGGTGGCCGAGGGACTGTCCAACCAGGCGATCGCCGAGTACCTGATCATCTCCCGTCAGACCGTCCGCACCCATGTGCACCGGGCCATGGCCAAGATCGGGGCTCGCGACCGGGCACAGCTCGTGGTGAGCGCCTACCAGGCAGGGCTCGTCCGCCCCGCGGCCGCGGGACGCTAG
- a CDS encoding ABC transporter ATP-binding protein: MLDVRGLRKTYQGSGRQVEAVRDLTFTVKAGELVCLVGPSGCGKTTLLKCMGGLLSPTSGEVLLDGVPVTGPPPGMAIVFQEYGRSLFPWMKVAGNVELPLKEKGIPKAKRRELVTDALRSVGLPDAADAYPWQLSGGMQQRVAIARALAYEPQVLLMDEPFAAVDAQTRADLEDLVRVLWHERGITILFVTHDIDEAVYLGERVIVLSASPTIVQDELHIDLPDERDQLHTRVAPRFTELRTHVYEQIQAAKRAVRIDDTSTTSAASATGGHPTG; encoded by the coding sequence ATGCTCGACGTACGTGGCCTCCGGAAGACCTACCAAGGGTCCGGCCGGCAGGTGGAGGCGGTCCGCGACCTCACCTTCACCGTGAAGGCCGGTGAACTCGTCTGTCTGGTGGGACCGTCGGGCTGCGGCAAGACGACCCTGCTGAAGTGCATGGGCGGCCTGCTCAGCCCGACCTCGGGAGAGGTGCTCCTCGACGGCGTACCGGTGACCGGCCCGCCGCCCGGAATGGCGATCGTCTTCCAGGAGTACGGGCGCAGCCTCTTCCCCTGGATGAAGGTCGCCGGCAACGTCGAACTCCCCCTGAAGGAGAAGGGGATACCGAAGGCGAAACGCCGGGAGCTGGTCACCGACGCACTGCGGTCGGTGGGACTCCCGGACGCCGCCGACGCCTACCCCTGGCAGTTGTCCGGGGGGATGCAGCAGCGCGTGGCGATCGCCCGCGCGCTGGCCTACGAGCCCCAAGTCCTCCTGATGGATGAGCCGTTCGCGGCGGTCGACGCGCAGACCCGCGCCGACTTGGAGGACCTGGTACGGGTCCTGTGGCACGAGCGCGGGATCACCATCCTCTTCGTCACCCACGACATCGACGAGGCGGTCTACCTCGGCGAGCGGGTAATCGTCCTCTCCGCCTCGCCGACCATCGTGCAGGACGAGCTCCACATCGACCTGCCCGACGAACGGGATCAACTGCACACCCGGGTCGCCCCTCGCTTCACCGAACTGCGAACGCACGTCTACGAGCAGATCCAGGCGGCGAAGCGAGCCGTTCGGATTGACGACACGTCCACGACGTCGGCTGCGTCCGCAACTGGCGGGCATCCGACCGGCTGA
- a CDS encoding ABC transporter permease, whose translation MAPVRTGGDRTVRALTRQVLFAVGLPAVLLGLWWAASDGSTDPFWPPLRTILQIFPSVWTGERLRADLLPSVLRLAGGYTLAGVVGIGLGTVIGSYRGMRAFCEPVLEFLRAVPPPVLVPVIMLFAGIGDTMKIVVIASGCVWPVLLNTVEGVRAVDSVMLETARSYHVRGVGRLRNLVLPSASPQIVAGLRQALSIGIILMVISEMFAANNGIGFTVVQFQRSFAIPDMWTGILLLSLLGFLLSLAFSFAERRVLGWYHGLRASTRRS comes from the coding sequence ATGGCACCAGTCCGTACGGGGGGAGACCGTACTGTGAGGGCGCTGACACGACAGGTGCTGTTCGCGGTCGGCCTGCCTGCGGTGCTGCTGGGACTGTGGTGGGCCGCGTCGGACGGGAGCACCGACCCGTTCTGGCCGCCGCTGCGCACGATCCTTCAGATCTTCCCCTCGGTGTGGACCGGCGAACGCCTGCGCGCAGACCTGCTGCCCAGTGTGCTGCGCCTGGCCGGCGGTTACACGCTCGCGGGCGTCGTGGGCATCGGCCTGGGCACCGTCATCGGTTCCTACCGTGGGATGCGCGCCTTCTGCGAGCCCGTACTGGAGTTTCTGCGGGCAGTGCCGCCCCCGGTGCTGGTGCCGGTGATCATGCTGTTCGCGGGCATCGGCGACACGATGAAGATCGTGGTGATCGCCAGCGGGTGTGTCTGGCCGGTCCTGCTGAACACGGTGGAGGGCGTGCGCGCGGTCGACTCGGTCATGCTGGAGACGGCGCGTTCCTATCACGTCCGCGGTGTAGGGCGGCTGCGCAACTTGGTGCTGCCCTCGGCGAGTCCGCAGATCGTCGCCGGTCTGCGCCAGGCCCTCTCGATCGGCATCATCCTCATGGTCATCAGCGAGATGTTCGCGGCGAACAACGGCATCGGCTTCACCGTGGTCCAGTTTCAGCGCAGTTTCGCCATCCCCGACATGTGGACCGGAATCCTGCTCCTGAGCCTGCTCGGATTCCTGCTCTCCCTTGCCTTCTCTTTCGCTGAGCGCCGGGTGCTCGGCTGGTACCACGGCCTGCGCGCGTCCACCCGGCGGTCGTGA
- a CDS encoding ABC transporter permease: MRIPNIALGAAGLATFLALGEAVPRLGPVDAEYFSPPSRIAGALREELGDAAFWSALGDTLTGWVIGLGIASGAAVLCGLLITVVPFLRQVTASTIEFLRPIPSVALIPLAVLLYGSELRSVLLLVVYASFWQVLIQVLYGVQDVDPVADETARSYGLGTWARIRHVTWPTALPYVMTGIRLAAAVALVLAITAELVIGAPGLGSLIAVAQASQAVPDMYALITVTGALGLLINLGARAVERRALAWHQSVRGETVL, from the coding sequence GTGAGGATTCCGAACATCGCACTCGGAGCGGCAGGGCTCGCGACCTTCCTCGCCCTCGGCGAGGCTGTGCCGCGGCTCGGCCCGGTCGATGCCGAGTACTTCTCGCCCCCGAGCAGGATCGCCGGCGCGCTGCGCGAGGAACTCGGCGATGCCGCCTTCTGGTCGGCACTCGGGGACACGCTGACAGGCTGGGTCATCGGCCTGGGGATCGCGTCGGGCGCGGCCGTCCTCTGTGGCCTGCTCATCACCGTTGTGCCATTTCTGCGCCAAGTGACAGCGTCGACGATCGAGTTCCTGCGTCCCATTCCGTCCGTGGCACTGATCCCGCTGGCCGTACTGCTGTACGGCTCCGAACTGCGCTCGGTGCTTCTGCTGGTGGTGTACGCGTCGTTCTGGCAGGTGCTCATTCAGGTGCTGTACGGCGTCCAGGACGTGGACCCCGTCGCCGACGAGACGGCACGGTCGTACGGGCTCGGGACCTGGGCACGCATCAGGCATGTGACGTGGCCGACGGCCCTGCCGTACGTCATGACCGGAATCCGGCTCGCCGCGGCGGTTGCCCTGGTGCTCGCCATCACTGCGGAACTGGTCATCGGAGCACCCGGACTGGGGTCGCTGATCGCGGTCGCCCAGGCGTCGCAGGCCGTGCCCGACATGTACGCACTGATCACGGTGACCGGAGCCCTGGGACTCCTGATCAACCTGGGGGCCCGAGCGGTGGAGCGGCGAGCCCTGGCATGGCACCAGTCCGTACGGGGGGAGACCGTACTGTGA
- a CDS encoding ABC transporter substrate-binding protein — MQRLFAGIAAASLLLVATACGSSGDSGDSASESGGTTKVEVGVIPIVDVAPIYLGQKQGIYKKYGLDVSMTTAQGGSAIVPGVVSGQFQFGFSNTTSLMVAQSNGIQVKAVSNGAATTGVDGDDYGALVVKKGSSLKSAKDLEGKTVAVNTLKNILDTSVRESVRKAGGDPSKVKFVELAFDQMPAALEKGQVDAAMAVEPALTTILNQGGVEIASPYVDVAKDLTVAMYFTSQSYAAKNPDVVNKFQQATAEALNYANSHPDEVRDIVATYTEIPASVLSKVTLPKWPEDISRSSVETLEKLGEQDGLFKTAPDLDELLP, encoded by the coding sequence ATGCAACGCCTATTCGCCGGCATCGCCGCCGCTTCACTTCTGCTCGTGGCCACGGCCTGTGGATCGTCCGGAGATTCCGGCGACTCCGCGTCGGAGAGCGGGGGTACCACCAAGGTCGAGGTCGGGGTCATTCCGATCGTCGACGTGGCCCCCATCTATCTCGGCCAGAAGCAGGGAATCTACAAGAAGTACGGTCTCGATGTCTCGATGACCACGGCGCAGGGTGGCTCGGCCATCGTGCCGGGCGTGGTCAGCGGCCAGTTCCAGTTCGGTTTCAGCAACACGACGTCGCTGATGGTCGCTCAGAGCAACGGCATACAGGTGAAGGCGGTCTCCAACGGTGCGGCGACCACCGGCGTGGACGGCGACGACTATGGCGCGCTCGTCGTCAAGAAGGGCAGCTCTCTCAAGTCCGCGAAGGACTTGGAGGGCAAGACGGTTGCAGTCAACACGCTGAAGAACATCCTCGACACCTCGGTCCGCGAGTCCGTGCGCAAGGCCGGGGGTGACCCGTCGAAGGTGAAGTTCGTGGAGCTGGCCTTCGACCAGATGCCCGCCGCTCTGGAGAAGGGCCAAGTGGACGCCGCGATGGCGGTCGAGCCCGCACTGACCACCATCCTGAACCAGGGGGGTGTGGAGATCGCGTCACCCTACGTGGACGTGGCCAAAGATCTCACCGTCGCCATGTACTTCACCTCGCAGTCGTATGCGGCGAAGAACCCCGATGTGGTGAACAAGTTCCAGCAGGCCACCGCGGAGGCGCTGAACTACGCGAACAGCCACCCGGACGAGGTCCGCGACATCGTCGCCACGTACACGGAGATCCCAGCCTCCGTCCTGTCGAAAGTGACGCTGCCGAAGTGGCCGGAGGACATCAGCCGGTCCTCGGTGGAGACCCTGGAGAAGCTCGGCGAGCAGGACGGCCTGTTCAAGACCGCCCCGGATCTGGATGAGCTGCTGCCGTGA
- a CDS encoding aldehyde dehydrogenase family protein, translating to MTTTLNTTNLVVKSGTTWADAWQRCLQVAPEAFRDDRVLNLWGSAWQADGRALPATSPVDGSPIAGPPRLDGATAQQAVRASLDQHRAWRHVPLAERRARVAATLDALTEHRELLALLLVWEIGKPWRLAQADVDRAIDGVRWYVDGIEPMVEGRTPLDGPVSNIASWNYPMSVLVHAMLVQALAGNAVIAKTPTDGGVACLTLASALAAREGIPVTLVSGSGRELSEALVRAPEIGCVSFVGGRDTGAAVATAVADLGKRHVLEQEGLNTWGIWNCTDWDALTAVIPKLFDYGKQRCTAYPRFVVQRALFDEFLAAYLPAVRTLRIGHPLAVEHPDDPYPALDFGPVINAAKAKDLHDQVAEAIDRGAVPLHRGNLADARFLPGQDTSAYVHPVTILNPPPSSPLHHAEPFGPVDTIVLVDTEAELLAAMNASNGALVATLSTDDKSTYDRLSPQIRAFKVGHGKPRSRGDRDELFGGFGASWRGAFVGGELLVRAVTQGPAGERLPGNFPDYHLMP from the coding sequence ATGACAACCACCCTCAACACCACCAACCTGGTCGTGAAGTCCGGTACGACCTGGGCCGATGCCTGGCAGCGCTGCCTCCAGGTCGCGCCCGAGGCGTTCCGCGACGACCGCGTCCTCAACCTCTGGGGCTCCGCCTGGCAGGCGGACGGCCGGGCACTGCCCGCCACCAGCCCCGTCGACGGCAGCCCCATCGCGGGCCCGCCGCGCCTGGACGGCGCGACCGCCCAGCAGGCCGTACGCGCCTCACTCGACCAGCACCGCGCCTGGCGCCATGTGCCACTCGCGGAGCGCCGGGCCCGCGTCGCGGCGACCCTCGACGCGCTGACCGAGCACCGCGAACTGCTCGCACTCCTGCTGGTCTGGGAGATCGGCAAGCCCTGGCGGCTCGCCCAGGCCGATGTGGACCGGGCGATCGACGGCGTGCGCTGGTACGTCGACGGCATCGAGCCCATGGTGGAGGGCCGGACCCCGCTCGATGGGCCCGTGTCCAACATCGCGAGCTGGAACTACCCCATGAGCGTGCTCGTTCACGCAATGCTGGTACAGGCACTGGCAGGCAACGCGGTCATCGCCAAGACCCCGACCGACGGCGGCGTCGCCTGCCTCACCCTGGCCAGCGCGCTCGCCGCACGCGAAGGGATCCCCGTCACCCTCGTCAGCGGCAGCGGACGCGAGCTGTCGGAAGCACTCGTCCGCGCGCCCGAGATCGGTTGCGTCTCCTTCGTCGGCGGCCGCGACACGGGCGCCGCGGTGGCCACCGCCGTCGCCGACCTCGGCAAGCGACACGTACTGGAACAGGAGGGCCTGAACACCTGGGGCATCTGGAACTGCACCGACTGGGACGCGCTGACCGCGGTCATCCCCAAGCTCTTCGACTACGGCAAGCAGCGCTGCACCGCCTACCCGCGCTTCGTCGTCCAGCGCGCACTGTTCGACGAGTTCCTGGCGGCCTACCTCCCGGCGGTCCGCACCCTGCGCATCGGTCACCCGCTCGCGGTCGAGCACCCCGACGACCCGTACCCGGCCCTCGACTTCGGCCCGGTGATCAACGCGGCCAAGGCCAAGGACCTCCACGACCAGGTCGCCGAGGCCATCGACCGGGGCGCCGTCCCACTGCACCGCGGCAACCTGGCGGACGCGCGCTTCCTGCCCGGCCAGGACACATCGGCGTACGTCCACCCCGTCACGATCCTCAACCCGCCCCCGTCCTCACCGTTGCACCACGCGGAGCCCTTCGGCCCGGTCGACACCATCGTCCTGGTCGACACCGAGGCCGAACTGCTCGCCGCCATGAACGCCTCCAACGGCGCGCTCGTCGCCACGCTGTCCACGGACGACAAGTCGACGTACGACCGGCTGTCACCGCAGATCCGTGCCTTCAAGGTCGGCCACGGCAAGCCCCGCTCCCGAGGCGACCGCGACGAACTCTTCGGCGGCTTCGGCGCGTCGTGGCGCGGCGCGTTCGTGGGCGGGGAACTGCTGGTGCGCGCGGTGACGCAGGGGCCGGCGGGGGAGAGGCTGCCGGGCAACTTCCCCGACTACCACCTCATGCCGTGA